The proteins below come from a single Rhodococcus sp. WMMA185 genomic window:
- a CDS encoding LysR family transcriptional regulator produces the protein MAPKISLQRLETFVAVADHGGLSAAARALGIAQSTVSGNLQLLERELGVVLVDRSGRASRLTDAGEALIDHARTLLSLAGEAADRVTRLRKAPVSGVLAVGGTETVAQKLLPRLVTSFACRYPGIEIDLHVDNSAAAVLAVTEGRVPIALVAAETDKPSLESSRVASEPQTMIVASDHPLAGRQASPHRLRGSRILLREEGSASRRYQLDLLKKWQIPNTHTSTIASNGAIIGAVAHGLGIACLPRNCTEDALELGRIGEIHLDPALPHRPINLVRLADRPLTLIEELFLEHVREKEGIQ, from the coding sequence ATGGCTCCCAAGATCAGCCTGCAGCGTCTCGAGACCTTCGTCGCTGTCGCAGATCACGGTGGACTGTCCGCCGCAGCTCGCGCACTCGGCATCGCACAGTCCACCGTGTCGGGCAATCTGCAACTGCTCGAGCGCGAACTGGGCGTAGTCCTCGTCGACCGATCCGGCCGCGCTTCCCGGCTCACCGATGCGGGGGAGGCCCTCATCGACCATGCCCGCACGCTACTCTCTCTTGCCGGAGAGGCGGCCGATCGGGTGACGCGGCTCCGCAAGGCCCCTGTTTCGGGAGTGCTGGCAGTGGGCGGCACAGAGACGGTTGCGCAGAAGCTATTGCCGCGGCTGGTCACGTCGTTCGCCTGCAGATACCCCGGCATCGAGATTGACTTGCACGTCGACAACTCGGCAGCTGCGGTACTAGCAGTCACCGAGGGTCGAGTACCGATTGCCCTCGTCGCCGCCGAAACCGACAAGCCCTCACTCGAATCGAGCCGGGTCGCGAGCGAACCACAAACGATGATCGTCGCGAGCGACCACCCACTCGCAGGACGGCAAGCAAGTCCCCACCGGCTGCGCGGTAGCCGCATCCTCCTGCGTGAAGAAGGATCGGCAAGCCGCCGATACCAACTCGACCTGCTGAAAAAGTGGCAGATCCCGAATACTCACACCAGCACCATCGCAAGTAACGGCGCCATCATCGGCGCAGTTGCCCACGGGCTCGGCATCGCCTGCCTCCCTCGAAATTGCACCGAAGACGCACTCGAGCTGGGACGCATCGGCGAGATCCATCTCGACCCGGCCCTACCTCATCGCCCGATCAACCTCGTCCGGCTCGCGGATCGGCCACTGACCCTTATCGAAGAGCTCTTTCTCGAACACGTTCGAGAGAAGGAAGGCATCCAATGA
- a CDS encoding phosphate/phosphite/phosphonate ABC transporter substrate-binding protein: protein MRIRNFRCSRVLAGLIALMALTLVACGASGTNSDNTIRLGLSPDEDSAAVLARYEPLVDYLSEATGLRVEPYVGADYTAVIEALNSGHLDLAWFGPSEYVLASERVNGGVEPFASAIQSDDTVPYRSSFIVRTDSGINGPADFQGKVVAFTDPASTSGHIFGQYALTEAGYDVDSLFSQIVYSGSHDASLLSLLNGRVDVAAISSRKIPGFIDSGVAGRDEIKTVFESPEIPADPITYRADLPQDKKDLLRHAFLDQTPALAAALEGTGFSHFGEARDSDYDIVRTAYEVTGLEPEL, encoded by the coding sequence ATGAGAATCCGTAACTTTCGGTGCAGCCGAGTGCTTGCCGGGTTGATTGCCCTGATGGCGCTGACGCTCGTGGCGTGCGGCGCGTCCGGCACAAATTCGGACAATACCATTCGGTTGGGTCTCTCCCCCGACGAAGATTCGGCCGCGGTGCTCGCCAGATATGAACCGCTCGTCGACTACCTGAGCGAAGCCACCGGATTGAGAGTCGAGCCTTACGTCGGAGCCGACTACACAGCAGTTATCGAGGCACTCAACTCTGGCCACCTCGACCTGGCCTGGTTCGGCCCCTCGGAGTACGTGCTAGCCAGCGAGCGAGTCAACGGCGGCGTCGAGCCGTTCGCATCGGCGATCCAGTCCGACGACACCGTGCCGTACCGTTCGAGCTTCATCGTGCGAACCGACTCGGGCATCAATGGGCCCGCAGACTTCCAAGGCAAGGTCGTCGCCTTCACCGACCCCGCATCGACATCTGGACACATTTTCGGCCAGTACGCACTCACCGAAGCAGGTTATGACGTCGACAGCCTGTTCTCGCAGATCGTCTACTCGGGCAGCCACGATGCGTCCCTGCTCTCGCTCCTGAACGGGCGGGTCGACGTCGCAGCAATCTCGAGTCGCAAGATCCCCGGGTTCATCGACAGCGGAGTCGCCGGCCGCGATGAGATCAAGACGGTGTTCGAATCACCCGAGATTCCTGCCGACCCGATTACCTACCGTGCCGACCTTCCCCAGGACAAGAAGGATCTGCTCCGACACGCGTTCCTCGATCAGACCCCCGCACTGGCGGCGGCCCTCGAGGGAACCGGCTTCAGCCACTTCGGAGAGGCCCGCGATTCCGACTACGACATCGTCCGTACCGCCTACGAGGTAACGGGACTGGAGCCCGAGCTGTGA
- a CDS encoding SDR family oxidoreductase produces the protein MSKRTTRKNILITGASSGLGRGMAREFASRGRNLALAARRTDRLEELRDELLAANPQITVAIRKLDVDMHDEVFRVFTELDEELGGLDRVIVNAGLGKGQPLGTGYFHANVQTANTNFLGALAQSEAALELFRPRNAGHVVLISSMSALRGMSGNITTYAASKAGLAALGEGMRADLAKTGIDVSTIFPGYIRSEINDKVKNVPFIVDTETGCRALAAAIEKEPSKAYVPAWPWAPLSVAMKLLPLSILAKIT, from the coding sequence GTGAGCAAGCGCACGACACGCAAGAACATTCTCATCACGGGCGCCAGCTCGGGCCTCGGTCGCGGTATGGCTCGCGAATTTGCCTCGCGCGGGCGTAATCTCGCATTGGCGGCCAGGCGTACAGACCGCCTCGAAGAACTGCGCGACGAACTGCTGGCCGCAAACCCGCAGATCACGGTGGCGATCCGCAAGCTCGACGTCGACATGCACGACGAGGTCTTTCGTGTGTTCACCGAACTCGACGAGGAACTCGGCGGCCTGGACCGGGTGATCGTCAACGCGGGTCTCGGCAAGGGGCAGCCGTTGGGCACCGGCTACTTCCATGCCAACGTGCAGACGGCAAACACCAACTTCCTCGGCGCGCTCGCGCAGAGCGAGGCGGCGCTCGAGCTGTTCCGTCCCCGCAACGCCGGCCACGTCGTGCTTATCTCGTCGATGAGCGCGTTGCGTGGTATGTCTGGGAATATCACGACCTATGCGGCGTCGAAGGCAGGACTCGCGGCACTCGGCGAAGGTATGCGCGCCGACCTGGCGAAGACCGGTATCGACGTCAGCACCATCTTCCCCGGATACATCCGCTCGGAGATCAACGACAAGGTGAAGAACGTGCCGTTCATCGTTGACACCGAAACCGGTTGCCGTGCGCTGGCTGCGGCCATCGAGAAGGAACCGAGCAAAGCGTACGTCCCCGCGTGGCCGTGGGCGCCGCTGTCTGTGGCGATGAAGCTGCTGCCCTTGTCAATCCTGGCGAAGATTACGTAG
- a CDS encoding acyl-CoA dehydrogenase family protein — protein sequence MDFAQSARSKEYLDRLRAFINTEVAPVEVRLRAERVEPFAQRSDVSGAAMWQVSDEFRHLQSKARAQGLWNLFLPDAELGAGLTNVEYAPLAEEMGRSFLASSVFNCDAPDTGNMEVLFHYGSTEQKERWLQPLLDGEIRSAFCMTEPDVASSDATNMAATAVVEGDEVVLNGRKWWSTGIGSPDCKLLIFMGLTDPEAHRYQRHSMVLVPMDAPGVKVERMLSTMGFYDEPGGHGEVSFTNVRLPLDAIIAGPGRGFEIAQGRLGPGRVHHCMRLVGLAEAALELAIRRGTERVAFGKPLINLGGNRERIADARIAINQLRLLVLNAAWLLDTEGIAGARSAVSEIKVAAPRVAQQVIDFAIQIHGGAGLSDDFPLAGAWTAARAIRLADGPDEVHQGLVARFELGRYK from the coding sequence ATGGATTTCGCTCAAAGCGCGCGGTCGAAGGAGTACCTCGACCGGTTACGTGCGTTCATCAATACGGAGGTCGCCCCCGTCGAGGTGCGCCTGCGGGCCGAACGGGTGGAACCGTTCGCGCAGCGTTCCGATGTCTCCGGCGCCGCGATGTGGCAGGTGTCCGACGAGTTCCGGCACCTCCAGTCCAAGGCCCGCGCGCAGGGACTGTGGAACCTCTTCCTGCCCGACGCCGAACTCGGCGCCGGCCTGACCAACGTCGAGTACGCGCCGCTCGCCGAGGAGATGGGTCGCTCCTTTCTCGCGTCCTCGGTCTTCAACTGCGACGCCCCCGACACCGGCAACATGGAGGTGCTCTTCCACTACGGCAGCACCGAGCAGAAGGAGCGTTGGCTGCAGCCGCTGCTCGACGGCGAGATCCGCTCCGCGTTCTGCATGACCGAGCCCGACGTCGCGTCGTCCGACGCCACCAACATGGCCGCGACCGCCGTCGTCGAGGGTGACGAGGTGGTGCTCAACGGCCGCAAGTGGTGGAGCACCGGCATCGGCAGCCCGGATTGCAAGCTCCTCATCTTCATGGGCCTCACCGATCCGGAAGCGCACAGGTACCAGAGACACTCGATGGTTCTGGTGCCGATGGACGCACCCGGCGTCAAGGTCGAGCGGATGCTCTCGACGATGGGCTTCTATGACGAGCCCGGCGGCCACGGCGAGGTGTCGTTCACGAATGTGCGGCTGCCGCTCGACGCGATCATCGCCGGTCCCGGAAGGGGATTCGAGATCGCGCAGGGTCGGCTCGGCCCGGGCCGGGTGCACCACTGCATGCGGCTGGTCGGCCTCGCTGAGGCCGCGCTCGAACTCGCGATCCGCCGCGGCACCGAGCGTGTCGCGTTCGGAAAGCCGCTCATCAACCTCGGCGGCAATCGGGAACGCATCGCGGATGCCCGTATCGCGATCAACCAGCTGCGGCTGCTGGTGCTCAACGCCGCGTGGCTGCTCGACACGGAGGGCATCGCCGGAGCGCGCTCCGCGGTATCGGAGATCAAGGTCGCCGCGCCTCGGGTGGCACAGCAAGTGATCGACTTCGCGATCCAAATCCACGGCGGTGCAGGGCTGTCCGACGACTTCCCTCTCGCCGGCGCGTGGACGGCGGCGCGGGCGATACGGCTCGCGGACGGCCCCGATGAGGTACACCAGGGCCTGGTGGCCCGTTTCGAGTTGGGAAGGTACAAGTGA
- a CDS encoding alkaline phosphatase family protein produces the protein MTTVMANNRTYRAPDHSVVVITVDGGDPAYFHDGLSRGIMPRLQQMLDEGGVFSVGASEVPSLTNPNNISIVTGVPPAIHGIPGNYCRTPEDGLVLLNDAKYLRAPSIHARFEEAGVPTLMVTTKDKLRQLLGNGGVPSVSVERAAGMGIPEYGIESIEALVGEPAPGVYDPLASHYAMRIGLHALRAAPQIRLLYVSLTDRVQHAHAPGEDVSDLFFTEFDTLLGEYLDAGCTVAVTADHGMNAKHDENGEPRVIYLKDVLAAAGIPVEEVVLPITDPYVKHHGALGSFAWLHLPAEHRDAARRVLSALPGIEEIWDREDAATVYELPRDRIGDLAVTASADTALGSGAADHDLSQLHGPLRSHGGRHEQPVPLILSGKVDGSLAEAFEAGILRSRDIHDLVLNHVGS, from the coding sequence ATGACCACCGTCATGGCAAACAACCGCACATATCGGGCTCCGGATCACTCCGTAGTGGTCATCACCGTCGACGGCGGCGACCCCGCCTATTTCCACGACGGACTCTCCCGGGGCATCATGCCCCGTTTGCAGCAGATGCTCGACGAGGGCGGCGTCTTCAGCGTGGGGGCCTCCGAGGTCCCGAGCCTCACGAACCCCAACAACATCTCGATCGTCACCGGCGTCCCACCCGCCATCCACGGGATTCCCGGCAACTACTGCCGGACCCCTGAGGACGGGCTGGTGCTCCTCAACGATGCCAAGTATCTGCGCGCACCCAGCATCCACGCGCGGTTCGAGGAGGCCGGCGTGCCGACCCTGATGGTGACGACCAAGGACAAGCTGCGTCAGCTACTCGGCAACGGCGGCGTCCCCAGCGTCAGTGTCGAGCGGGCAGCCGGGATGGGCATCCCCGAGTACGGCATCGAGTCGATCGAGGCGCTGGTCGGCGAGCCGGCGCCGGGAGTCTACGACCCGCTGGCCAGCCACTACGCCATGCGAATCGGCCTGCATGCCCTGCGCGCGGCCCCTCAGATCCGGTTGCTTTACGTGTCGCTGACCGACCGTGTCCAGCACGCACACGCACCGGGCGAGGATGTCTCCGACCTGTTCTTCACCGAGTTCGATACGCTGCTCGGCGAGTACCTCGACGCCGGCTGCACGGTGGCCGTCACCGCCGACCACGGCATGAACGCAAAGCACGACGAGAACGGCGAGCCCCGCGTCATCTACCTGAAGGACGTGCTCGCGGCGGCAGGCATCCCGGTCGAGGAGGTCGTGTTGCCGATTACCGATCCGTACGTGAAACACCATGGCGCTCTGGGCTCGTTCGCCTGGCTCCATCTGCCTGCCGAGCACCGCGACGCCGCTCGCCGCGTGCTGAGCGCGTTACCCGGCATCGAGGAGATCTGGGACCGCGAGGATGCGGCCACCGTGTACGAGCTGCCCCGCGACCGGATCGGAGACCTGGCCGTGACGGCCTCGGCCGACACCGCGCTCGGAAGCGGCGCCGCCGACCACGACCTGAGCCAGCTGCACGGGCCCCTCCGCTCGCACGGCGGCCGACACGAGCAGCCGGTTCCGCTGATCCTGAGCGGGAAGGTGGACGGTTCACTCGCCGAGGCTTTCGAGGCCGGCATCCTGCGTAGCCGCGACATCCACGACCTCGTCCTGAACCACGTCGGTTCCTAG
- a CDS encoding ABC transporter permease yields the protein MNPTANAVRTGLSRGWIELRQLFTHGPDLIGQFMTPAIALIVLYLLRNREYDGSDLSISELALPGLIGSIIVFNGLFAITNVLVLDREDGTLLRAKAVPGGMTGYMVGKIVSAAGSVIVQVTVVLAVGMVVIGGVSMDGPGAWATFVWVLLLSLLAALPLGAILGAVLDGPRATFLLTMPLMGLVAISGIFYPITALPGWLQAIGQAFPMYWSGLGMRSALLPSDAVTVEIGESWRHAEAAAVLGAWAIAGLLVAPVVLRRMARHESGLSMAARRERAMQRAF from the coding sequence ATGAACCCCACTGCCAACGCGGTCCGCACCGGCCTTTCTCGGGGATGGATCGAGCTACGTCAACTGTTCACCCACGGTCCCGACCTCATCGGCCAGTTCATGACCCCGGCCATCGCGCTGATCGTGCTCTATCTGCTGCGCAATCGTGAGTACGACGGCAGCGACCTCTCGATCTCCGAACTCGCACTCCCGGGTCTCATCGGGTCGATCATCGTCTTCAACGGTCTGTTCGCGATCACCAACGTGCTTGTTTTGGATCGGGAGGATGGCACGTTGTTGCGGGCCAAGGCGGTGCCGGGAGGGATGACCGGCTACATGGTCGGCAAGATTGTATCGGCCGCAGGATCGGTGATCGTGCAGGTGACGGTGGTGCTGGCAGTGGGCATGGTGGTCATCGGAGGGGTATCTATGGACGGCCCCGGCGCGTGGGCGACCTTCGTCTGGGTTCTGCTGCTCAGCCTGCTCGCCGCGCTGCCCCTCGGTGCGATCCTGGGCGCCGTCCTCGACGGACCCCGCGCGACGTTCCTGCTGACGATGCCGCTCATGGGACTCGTCGCCATCTCGGGAATCTTCTACCCGATAACGGCGCTGCCGGGGTGGCTGCAGGCCATCGGTCAGGCGTTCCCGATGTACTGGAGCGGACTCGGAATGCGATCGGCATTGCTTCCCTCCGACGCGGTGACGGTCGAGATCGGTGAGTCCTGGCGCCACGCCGAGGCTGCGGCGGTGCTGGGCGCATGGGCGATCGCGGGACTGCTGGTCGCGCCGGTAGTGTTGCGGCGCATGGCGCGTCACGAATCGGGTTTGAGTATGGCTGCACGACGGGAGAGGGCGATGCAGCGTGCCTTCTGA
- a CDS encoding helix-turn-helix transcriptional regulator — protein MPSEAIYNRIAMLRAERGISRRELAEALGVHYQTVGYLERGEYSPSLHLALRIAAYFEVSVEVVFSTEPFPRLGSGVESA, from the coding sequence GTGCCTTCTGAGGCCATCTACAACCGCATCGCGATGCTGCGCGCCGAGCGAGGCATATCGCGGCGGGAGTTGGCCGAGGCCTTGGGCGTCCACTATCAGACCGTGGGCTACCTCGAGCGCGGTGAGTACAGCCCCAGCCTGCACCTGGCGCTGCGTATCGCCGCGTACTTCGAAGTATCGGTGGAGGTCGTGTTCTCCACCGAGCCGTTTCCGAGGCTGGGGTCGGGCGTCGAGTCCGCGTGA
- the phnC gene encoding phosphonate ABC transporter ATP-binding protein: protein MTGAGEAVSFSDVHLTYKRKEEAVLRGVDLEIPASDFCILLGRSGTGKSTLLRCINGLVAPYQGTVTVADEQVHAADRNALRGIRRKVGMIFQGYNLVNRITVLQNVLAGILPDIPAYRSLPGIFTQAEREQALSILETVGLAGFADQRADQLSGGQKQRVGIARALAQNPKVILADEPIASLDPVTAGEILDLLKGINERDGITVILSLHQLGFARSHGERIVALLDGRIAIDTTPTGLSEDEVSRIYGQGAEKAA from the coding sequence GTGACCGGCGCAGGTGAGGCCGTCAGCTTCTCCGACGTCCACCTCACATACAAGCGGAAGGAAGAGGCGGTCCTGCGTGGGGTCGATCTCGAGATTCCGGCGTCAGACTTCTGTATCTTGTTGGGGCGCAGCGGCACAGGGAAGTCGACGTTGCTGCGGTGCATAAACGGTCTCGTAGCCCCTTACCAAGGCACGGTAACAGTGGCCGATGAGCAGGTACACGCCGCCGACCGCAACGCGCTGCGCGGTATCCGCCGCAAGGTCGGCATGATCTTCCAGGGCTACAACCTCGTCAACCGGATCACCGTGCTGCAGAACGTATTGGCAGGCATTCTGCCGGATATACCCGCCTACCGATCTCTCCCCGGAATCTTCACGCAGGCGGAGCGTGAACAGGCGCTGTCGATCCTCGAGACCGTTGGGCTCGCGGGCTTCGCCGACCAACGCGCCGACCAGCTCAGTGGCGGGCAGAAGCAGCGCGTGGGAATTGCCCGAGCGCTCGCGCAGAACCCCAAGGTAATCCTTGCGGACGAGCCGATTGCGAGCCTCGACCCGGTGACCGCGGGCGAGATTCTCGATCTGCTCAAGGGAATCAACGAACGCGACGGCATCACGGTCATCTTGAGCCTTCATCAGCTAGGTTTCGCGCGCAGCCATGGCGAGCGGATTGTCGCGCTCCTCGACGGCCGGATCGCCATCGATACCACTCCCACCGGACTCTCGGAAGACGAGGTCAGTCGAATCTACGGCCAGGGTGCAGAGAAGGCGGCTTGA
- a CDS encoding ABC transporter ATP-binding protein, protein MSSRSGVVLDVDGLRMRYGDKDVLCDVTFRAQRGEVLVMLGPNGAGKTTTVEILEGFRNRSAGRVSVLGVDPENGDEHWRAQIGVVLQSWRDHAKWRVRDLLAHLAAFYLPYSAGDGQKVWNTDELIDLVGLTEQARDKVASLSGGQRRRLDVAIGIVGRPKVLFMDEPTAGFDPAARRDFHDLVHRLSDLEDTTVLLTTHDLDEAAKIADRILILAGGRIVADGSPDALAREIAGEAEVRWTVDGQRFVHTATESTKFVHELFRQHGDSIGELEVRRASLEDTYMALVRRHESDDAPTGALSLAEVAR, encoded by the coding sequence ATGAGTTCGAGAAGTGGGGTTGTGCTCGACGTCGACGGGTTGCGCATGCGCTACGGCGACAAGGATGTTCTGTGCGATGTGACGTTCCGCGCCCAGCGCGGCGAGGTGCTGGTCATGCTCGGGCCGAACGGGGCAGGCAAGACGACGACAGTCGAGATACTCGAGGGGTTCCGCAACCGTTCCGCAGGCCGTGTCAGCGTGCTCGGTGTCGATCCCGAGAACGGCGACGAACACTGGCGGGCGCAGATCGGCGTCGTCCTGCAATCCTGGCGCGACCATGCCAAGTGGCGCGTTCGTGACCTGCTTGCCCACCTCGCCGCCTTCTATCTCCCGTATTCCGCCGGCGATGGCCAGAAGGTCTGGAATACAGACGAACTCATCGACCTCGTCGGGCTCACCGAACAGGCACGGGACAAGGTTGCGTCTCTCTCGGGTGGTCAGCGGCGCAGACTGGACGTGGCGATCGGAATCGTGGGACGGCCGAAGGTGCTGTTCATGGACGAACCCACCGCCGGCTTCGATCCTGCGGCCCGCAGGGATTTTCATGACCTGGTGCACCGTCTGTCCGATCTCGAGGACACCACGGTGCTCCTGACCACCCATGACCTCGACGAGGCGGCGAAGATCGCCGACCGGATCCTGATCCTGGCCGGAGGACGCATCGTCGCCGACGGCTCGCCCGACGCGTTGGCTCGCGAGATCGCCGGTGAGGCCGAGGTGCGCTGGACTGTCGACGGCCAACGTTTCGTGCACACCGCCACCGAGTCGACGAAGTTCGTCCACGAATTGTTCAGGCAGCACGGTGATTCCATCGGCGAACTCGAGGTGCGCCGTGCCTCGCTGGAGGACACCTACATGGCGCTCGTCCGTCGTCACGAGTCCGATGACGCCCCTACCGGAGCACTCTCTCTTGCGGAGGTCGCACGATGA
- a CDS encoding phosphotransferase family protein yields MSGLPDNARSVRDEDAFDVEAVANWLRENGSGELTATPDVRQFSGGASNLTYLLRYPDRDLVLRRPPAGAKPSSGHDMVREFRIQSLLAPVYPHVPTMVGLCTDPSVLGSDFYVMERVEGSILRSAPPTEFGLTPENTRQLCLRVIDLLIELHGVDPAASGLDEFGRGTGYVARQVAGWTKRYAAARTDNVPDFARVTTWLADNQPADVASAVIHGDFRLDNVVLGDDLQPRAVLDWELATIGDPLMDLGSSLAYWVEADDHPMMQATKRQPSDLPGMLTRREIVEYYGQRTGLPIDNWRFYEVFGLFRLAVIAQQIYYRYHHGQTTNPAFEHFWIAVGYLDTRCNQLIDGLDTHDTDTKTEGNA; encoded by the coding sequence ATGTCAGGGCTGCCGGACAACGCCCGCAGCGTCCGTGATGAGGATGCGTTCGATGTGGAGGCTGTGGCGAACTGGCTGCGCGAGAACGGGTCCGGTGAACTGACCGCGACCCCCGATGTGCGCCAGTTCTCCGGGGGTGCATCGAACCTCACCTACCTGTTGCGCTACCCGGATCGCGACCTCGTGCTGCGCCGACCCCCGGCGGGGGCCAAGCCGTCGTCCGGACACGACATGGTCAGAGAGTTCCGGATCCAGTCTCTGCTCGCACCGGTGTACCCGCACGTACCGACGATGGTGGGGCTGTGCACAGATCCGTCGGTGCTGGGCAGCGACTTCTACGTCATGGAACGCGTCGAGGGCAGCATCTTGCGTTCTGCTCCCCCGACCGAGTTCGGCCTCACCCCCGAGAACACGCGTCAGCTGTGCCTGCGGGTGATCGATCTGCTCATCGAACTGCACGGCGTCGACCCGGCGGCATCCGGACTCGACGAGTTCGGTCGTGGCACAGGCTATGTCGCCCGACAGGTGGCTGGGTGGACGAAGCGCTACGCTGCCGCCCGGACCGACAACGTGCCCGACTTCGCACGGGTGACGACCTGGCTCGCGGACAATCAGCCGGCCGATGTCGCGTCCGCGGTGATCCACGGCGACTTCCGGCTCGACAATGTGGTCCTCGGCGACGACCTGCAGCCGCGTGCGGTCCTGGACTGGGAGCTGGCCACGATCGGTGACCCACTCATGGATCTGGGGTCGAGCCTGGCCTACTGGGTGGAGGCGGATGATCACCCGATGATGCAGGCCACCAAGCGGCAGCCCTCGGACCTGCCGGGCATGCTCACCCGCCGCGAGATCGTCGAGTACTACGGTCAGCGCACGGGACTACCGATCGACAACTGGCGCTTCTACGAAGTATTCGGGCTGTTCCGGCTGGCGGTGATCGCGCAACAGATCTACTACCGGTACCACCACGGACAGACCACCAACCCGGCCTTCGAGCACTTCTGGATCGCCGTAGGATATCTGGATACCCGGTGCAACCAGCTGATCGACGGCCTCGACACCCACGACACCGACACCAAAACGGAGGGCAACGCGTGA
- a CDS encoding TetR/AcrR family transcriptional regulator: MSTETSLPGAATNRRRLPPEERKRQLVAIGLQELATRPIHALSIDQVAEKAGISRGLLFRYFPTKQDYYVAVVGAAARRLLRAANADPDDATGEPLRAVVRAFVSFIDRHGANYQSFFHGGFGADEQIHEIRTNLQNTMVERTLDATGTESSPSSRVLLRAWWAMVESLAIDRTVDPVFTVDDVVDRAIEALPITGTVCDMTRQKGA, translated from the coding sequence GTGTCGACCGAAACCTCACTACCCGGTGCAGCCACCAACCGGCGGCGGCTCCCACCGGAGGAGCGCAAGCGGCAACTCGTCGCGATCGGCCTGCAGGAGCTGGCAACCCGGCCCATCCACGCGTTGTCCATCGACCAGGTGGCTGAGAAGGCGGGGATCTCTCGCGGATTGCTGTTCCGCTACTTCCCGACCAAGCAGGACTACTACGTGGCCGTCGTTGGCGCGGCCGCTCGGCGCCTGCTACGCGCGGCGAACGCAGATCCCGACGACGCAACAGGCGAGCCGTTGCGGGCCGTGGTCCGCGCGTTCGTCTCCTTCATCGACCGTCACGGCGCGAACTATCAGTCGTTCTTCCACGGTGGCTTCGGCGCTGATGAGCAGATCCACGAAATCCGCACGAACCTGCAGAACACCATGGTCGAGCGCACCCTCGATGCCACTGGCACCGAATCGTCGCCCTCCAGCCGGGTACTGCTGCGGGCATGGTGGGCAATGGTCGAATCCCTCGCCATCGACCGTACCGTCGATCCCGTCTTCACCGTCGACGACGTGGTCGACCGTGCGATCGAAGCGCTCCCGATCACTGGTACTGTCTGCGACATGACTCGGCAGAAAGGCGCATGA
- the phnE gene encoding phosphonate ABC transporter, permease protein PhnE translates to MSLDSQAPTAISPKPPSPPAESGMRRNILWVRNIVVVLAVLTFLGWSANDLGLSPGRFIQGVPRLVEFLVRMLPPDLSVIPSLWDAILTTVAVALWGTLLAMIISTFLAMGAAKNLLGRNPLVYATSRAILSVLRSLPDLIWALIFVSAVGLGPFPGVLALTVYSCGELSKLYAEAVENIDPGPREALESTGAGMLTTLRWSVIPQILPEVITYSLYRLESNVRHAFVLGMVGAGGLGFELTVAMRLFQYHKVSAILIVIIVTVATIDFISSRIRARII, encoded by the coding sequence ATGTCTCTGGATTCCCAAGCTCCTACCGCGATTTCGCCGAAGCCACCATCTCCGCCTGCCGAGTCGGGCATGCGACGCAACATCCTGTGGGTGCGGAACATCGTCGTGGTCTTGGCAGTACTCACCTTCCTCGGCTGGAGTGCAAATGACCTCGGTCTCAGCCCCGGTCGGTTCATCCAGGGCGTCCCCCGACTTGTCGAATTCCTGGTCCGAATGCTCCCGCCCGACCTGTCGGTCATCCCCAGTCTGTGGGACGCGATTCTCACAACGGTGGCGGTGGCGCTCTGGGGCACGCTGCTCGCGATGATCATCAGCACCTTTCTCGCGATGGGCGCGGCGAAGAACCTGCTCGGTCGCAACCCGTTGGTGTACGCGACATCGCGGGCCATCCTGAGTGTTCTGCGCTCGCTACCCGACTTGATCTGGGCGCTGATCTTCGTCTCGGCGGTCGGGCTCGGCCCCTTCCCGGGCGTCCTCGCGCTGACCGTGTACTCGTGTGGCGAGCTGAGCAAGCTCTACGCGGAGGCGGTCGAGAACATCGATCCGGGCCCACGCGAAGCTCTGGAGTCGACAGGCGCGGGTATGCTCACGACTCTGCGGTGGTCCGTCATCCCGCAGATCCTTCCCGAGGTGATCACCTACAGCCTCTACCGCCTCGAATCGAACGTGCGCCACGCGTTCGTGCTCGGCATGGTCGGCGCAGGTGGGCTCGGCTTCGAGCTGACGGTAGCGATGAGACTGTTCCAGTACCACAAGGTCTCGGCGATCCTCATCGTCATCATCGTCACGGTCGCGACGATCGACTTCATCTCGTCTCGCATCCGTGCACGGATCATTTGA